The segment TTTCAGACTCCTAAATGATAGTCTATATAAGTATATCAGAATTGGTAAATATAATGTAATATCTATAATAAAAGGACTTTATACCCATTCTTTCTTTTTATATATTCTATAATATCTCCCCATTTTTTTGACTCTTTGATATTTTGTATGAGTAGGAATTTGTGCAGCGCTGACTCCTTTTAAAATACTTTGAGGAGATTCCTCTATGTGTGTCTCATCCCATAAATCAGCGTCAATAAAAGATTGATGTAATTGAGCTCCCCCCTCAACAAGTACAGATTGAATGTTTTGAAAATACATCCAATTTAATATTTGAGTTAGGATATCTGCATTGAAATCAAGTTGAATGTAGGTTCTGTTTTTAAAGTTGCTTTTTTTGTCGACTTCAGTAAAAATAAATGTTGGAGTGCTCCCATCAAATATATGCAAGGTATTTGGGAGACTTAAATATCTATCAATAATTAAACGAATAGGGTCCTTTTGGTACCAGTGTCTTGTTGTTAGAGAAGGATTATCTAATAGGGCTGTTCTTCTTCCGACTAAAATAGATTCAACTTCAGCTCTTCTTTTATGAGTTAATATAGAACTTAAAGGGCTTGATAAAAGAGTGGGAGTACCTGAGCTTCTTATTTGATCAATATATCCATCTGCTGATTCGGCCCACTTTAATAGGATGTAAGGTCTTTTTTCTTCTTGAAAGATATAAAAACGGTGTATTAATTCTTTACACTCGTTTTCTAAAATACCTATTTCTACTTTGATTCCTTGTTCTTTGAGTTTCGCTATCCCTCTTCCTGCTACTTTACT is part of the Bacteroides coprosuis DSM 18011 genome and harbors:
- a CDS encoding riboflavin biosynthesis protein RibD (COGs: COG0117 Pyrimidine deaminase~InterPro IPR002125:IPR002734:IPR004794~KEGG: bth:BT_3728 riboflavin biosynthesis protein RibD~PFAM: CMP/dCMP deaminase, zinc-binding; Bacterial bifunctional deaminase-reductase, C-terminal~PRIAM: Diaminohydroxyphosphoribosylaminopyrimidine deaminase., 5-amino-6-(5-phosphoribosylamino)uracil reductase~SPTR: Putative uncharacterized protein;~TIGRFAM: Riboflavin biosynthesis protein RibD~IMG reference gene:2504106274~PFAM: RibD C-terminal domain; Cytidine and deoxycytidylate deaminase zinc-binding region~TIGRFAM: riboflavin-specific deaminase C-terminal domain; riboflavin biosynthesis protein RibD), with protein sequence MDKEKYMKRCIQLASYGKLHAAPNPLVGAVIVHKGIIIGEGFHIQSGKAHAEVNAINSVKDQSLLPESTIFVSLEPCSHTGKTPPCVDLIINKKIPHVVIGCQDPFSKVAGRGIAKLKEQGIKVEIGILENECKELIHRFYIFQEEKRPYILLKWAESADGYIDQIRSSGTPTLLSSPLSSILTHKRRAEVESILVGRRTALLDNPSLTTRHWYQKDPIRLIIDRYLSLPNTLHIFDGSTPTFIFTEVDKKSNFKNRTYIQLDFNADILTQILNWMYFQNIQSVLVEGGAQLHQSFIDADLWDETHIEESPQSILKGVSAAQIPTHTKYQRVKKMGRYYRIYKKKEWV